The Deltaproteobacteria bacterium genome contains a region encoding:
- a CDS encoding glycosyltransferase translates to MGGARLRVCMTTQEYPPVFSGGLALAVQRVAGFMTEMGWEVHVAHLNVEEGLPGLLDEIAESTVEGGVAVHRFSIGRERDLPGDSLWDSPNNLAIRLMYHCLDGLHRRHGFHVFHSFFIYPTGYVAGLLARVHRRRFILSIRGNDINQFIFGAEKAVFLEAALRQADMVTAVAHDLLVKAEALTPVMHKSRVIFNSIPPGYGGVSSIALPGLEGPVIGTAGLFKHSKGFPYLLKAFRRIRRERTCSLLLVGDFREAEREIESRYLSRFGSEGVHVTGFVPHGSVGSYLKEMDVFVIPSLSEGCPNVLLEAMAAARPIVATRTGAIPEIIRHRESGLLVDPGDAAQIEEAVRYLLDHRAEAKEMGRAARRRIGDFSEAREKKGWEEVYRLISNGLSGNSS, encoded by the coding sequence ATGGGAGGAGCCCGCCTCCGTGTCTGTATGACCACCCAGGAGTACCCGCCCGTGTTCTCGGGAGGACTGGCCCTTGCGGTCCAGCGGGTGGCAGGATTCATGACGGAGATGGGATGGGAGGTTCATGTTGCCCATCTCAATGTGGAAGAGGGCCTGCCCGGACTCCTCGATGAGATTGCCGAGTCGACCGTTGAGGGGGGAGTGGCAGTCCATCGTTTCTCCATCGGAAGGGAAAGGGATCTGCCCGGCGACAGCCTGTGGGATTCACCGAACAACCTCGCTATCCGGCTCATGTACCACTGTCTTGACGGGCTTCACCGGCGCCACGGCTTCCATGTGTTCCATTCGTTCTTCATCTATCCCACGGGCTATGTGGCCGGCCTCCTGGCGCGGGTCCACAGGAGAAGATTCATCTTGAGCATCCGGGGAAACGACATCAACCAGTTCATCTTCGGGGCGGAAAAGGCCGTATTTCTCGAGGCGGCACTGCGCCAAGCCGACATGGTCACCGCCGTGGCTCATGATCTCCTTGTTAAAGCCGAAGCCCTGACTCCGGTCATGCACAAGTCACGAGTCATATTCAATTCGATTCCCCCGGGCTACGGAGGGGTGTCTTCCATTGCCCTTCCCGGGCTGGAAGGCCCTGTGATCGGGACGGCAGGGCTTTTCAAACACTCCAAGGGTTTCCCTTACCTTCTGAAAGCCTTCCGCAGGATCAGGAGGGAGCGAACCTGTTCTCTCCTTCTGGTGGGGGATTTCAGGGAGGCCGAGCGTGAGATTGAGAGTCGGTATCTCTCGAGGTTCGGTTCGGAGGGTGTCCATGTTACGGGTTTTGTGCCCCATGGTTCCGTGGGTTCTTACCTCAAGGAGATGGATGTTTTCGTGATTCCTTCGCTTTCCGAAGGTTGCCCCAACGTTCTCCTGGAAGCCATGGCAGCGGCCAGGCCCATTGTGGCCACGAGAACCGGGGCCATACCCGAGATCATCCGCCACCGGGAGAGCGGGCTCCTCGTCGATCCCGGAGACGCCGCTCAGATAGAGGAGGCGGTTCGTTATCTCCTGGACCATCGGGCAGAGGCGAAGGAGATGGGAAGAGCGGCCCGCAGGAGAATCGGTGACTTCTCGGAGGCGAGAGAAAAGAAGGGGTGGGAAGAGGTGTACCGGCTGATCTCGAACGGTCTCTCCGGTAATTCTTCTTGA
- a CDS encoding PIG-L family deacetylase, which translates to MKILAVGAHPDDVEIGCGGLLAMEGISKHILHLSNGETSKYADGETRRREAEAAASVLAAHVHFFDMPGRGVAADEEASLRLVGLIRQIKPDFLITHWADDAHPDHRGAHELVRRAFFLSGARMDIELPPWKCRNILYFHPFSSAYGFVPEFVLDITGVYHRKLQALRCHGSQQGFILPQVEAVSRYFGRNSGVERAEPFRAEIPVVLNPAGLTGGGGE; encoded by the coding sequence ATGAAGATTCTTGCCGTCGGCGCTCATCCGGATGACGTGGAGATCGGCTGTGGGGGTCTCCTGGCCATGGAAGGGATATCGAAGCACATTCTCCATCTCTCAAACGGCGAGACCTCTAAGTATGCCGATGGAGAGACACGAAGGAGAGAGGCCGAGGCCGCGGCCTCTGTGCTGGCAGCCCATGTCCACTTCTTCGACATGCCGGGACGGGGCGTTGCGGCGGACGAGGAGGCGTCTCTCCGGCTCGTCGGATTGATTCGTCAGATCAAGCCGGACTTCTTGATAACCCATTGGGCGGACGATGCTCACCCCGACCATCGGGGTGCCCATGAACTCGTCCGCAGGGCCTTCTTCCTGTCAGGTGCCCGGATGGATATCGAATTGCCTCCCTGGAAGTGCCGCAACATCCTCTACTTCCATCCTTTTTCCTCGGCCTACGGCTTCGTCCCGGAGTTCGTCCTGGATATCACAGGAGTATATCACAGGAAGCTGCAGGCCCTCCGGTGTCACGGATCCCAGCAAGGGTTTATTCTGCCGCAGGTCGAGGCGGTCTCCCGCTACTTCGGCCGGAACTCCGGTGTGGAGAGGGCCGAGCCTTTCAGGGCGGAGATACCCGTGGTGCTGAATCCTGCCGGCCTGACCGGTGGAGGAGGAGAGTAA
- a CDS encoding carbohydrate ABC transporter permease, whose amino-acid sequence MASRAELSRKRKRRRDFIRKVVSYAVLCLIALAMVGPFVWMVSTSFKEKDDVMTRETHIIPWRVFHYLKTAEGLRRIRLLSDNGEVARIREIRKDGTVGSLLTVPSKDVVSKGKYYLRVQNYPEAWRVANLGRAYINTIIIAFCITFGKVLTSSLAAFAFARLDFPGRDKLFLAYLGTMMIPETVTLIPLFAIFRKLPEFLNATFHTRYFTAPLYLGDWFVGTPMGVDSYFSLIAPGLFTAYGTFMLRQFFMSIPRDLEDAARIDGCGSLVIWWKIILPLSKPAMITLVIFTFMGSWRMFVWPLVIVDNPKMMPLSVVLKLFQDQYSVDMTLLMAASVIALIPILIVYVGGQKYFTEGILLGAVKG is encoded by the coding sequence ATGGCTAGCAGAGCCGAGCTTTCCAGAAAACGAAAGAGGCGCCGGGATTTCATCCGCAAGGTTGTATCCTACGCTGTCCTTTGTCTCATCGCCTTGGCCATGGTGGGACCATTTGTGTGGATGGTCTCAACGTCGTTCAAGGAAAAGGACGATGTCATGACAAGGGAGACCCATATCATCCCCTGGCGTGTCTTCCACTACCTGAAGACGGCCGAGGGCCTCCGGCGCATCAGGCTGCTGAGCGACAACGGGGAGGTGGCCAGGATACGGGAGATCCGTAAGGACGGGACGGTGGGGAGTCTCCTGACCGTTCCATCCAAAGACGTGGTCAGCAAGGGAAAGTACTACCTCAGAGTTCAGAACTATCCGGAGGCATGGCGGGTGGCGAACCTGGGAAGGGCTTATATAAACACGATAATCATCGCCTTCTGCATCACCTTTGGAAAGGTTCTGACGAGCAGTTTGGCAGCCTTCGCCTTTGCCCGCCTCGACTTCCCCGGCAGGGACAAGCTGTTTCTGGCTTATCTGGGAACGATGATGATCCCGGAAACGGTGACCCTGATTCCCCTGTTTGCGATTTTCAGGAAACTCCCCGAGTTTCTCAATGCCACCTTCCATACCCGCTACTTCACGGCCCCCCTATATCTGGGTGACTGGTTCGTGGGGACGCCCATGGGTGTAGACTCCTATTTTTCTCTCATCGCTCCCGGCCTGTTTACCGCCTATGGGACCTTCATGCTGAGGCAGTTCTTCATGTCGATACCCAGGGATCTTGAAGATGCGGCTCGTATAGACGGCTGTGGATCTCTGGTGATTTGGTGGAAGATTATTCTTCCCCTCTCAAAACCGGCCATGATCACCCTCGTGATCTTCACCTTCATGGGGTCCTGGAGGATGTTCGTCTGGCCCCTTGTCATCGTGGACAATCCTAAGATGATGCCTCTTTCGGTCGTTTTGAAGCTCTTCCAAGACCAGTACAGCGTGGATATGACCCTTCTGATGGCAGCTTCGGTCATTGCACTGATTCCTATACTGATCGTCTATGTGGGCGGTCAGAAGTATTTCACCGAGGGCATTCTACTCGGGGCGGTAAAGGGCTAG
- a CDS encoding sugar ABC transporter permease, with protein sequence MNPGKRRSHRSKRLRRALEGYAFLMPNFLGFAAFTFLPVVASFVLAFYSWDMMRAAHFIGLRNFVHLLTSREFWYYFYNTVFLMIGIPIGMFLSLGMAMLVNQKLKGIVVFRTIYFLPHICVGVALYVLWVWIYNPEFGLFNQLIHFFTGLKGPAWLSDRFWAKPALIIMGLWAGAGGKSMILYLAGLQAIDPGLYEVASIDGVGAWGKFRYITIPMLGPTSFFIFVMSVIEGFQGGFDQVIVMTGGGPPPGATTTISYYIFAEAFEEQRMGYAAAVSWFLFLLVFAVTLINWRYGGRKVQY encoded by the coding sequence TTGAACCCAGGGAAACGGAGGAGCCATCGCAGCAAGAGATTGAGGCGAGCTCTGGAAGGATACGCCTTTCTGATGCCGAATTTCCTGGGGTTCGCTGCATTCACATTCCTACCGGTGGTTGCCTCCTTCGTGCTGGCCTTTTACTCGTGGGACATGATGCGGGCCGCGCATTTCATCGGGTTGAGGAATTTCGTCCACCTCCTGACCTCTCGCGAGTTCTGGTACTACTTCTACAACACGGTTTTTCTCATGATAGGGATCCCCATCGGGATGTTTCTCTCCCTGGGGATGGCCATGCTGGTGAATCAGAAACTGAAGGGGATCGTCGTGTTCAGGACGATCTACTTCCTGCCCCACATCTGTGTGGGCGTTGCGCTCTACGTTCTCTGGGTCTGGATCTACAACCCGGAGTTCGGCCTTTTCAACCAGCTGATCCATTTCTTTACCGGTCTTAAGGGTCCTGCCTGGCTGAGCGACAGGTTCTGGGCAAAGCCCGCCCTTATCATCATGGGGCTCTGGGCCGGAGCAGGGGGAAAGAGCATGATCCTCTATCTGGCAGGGCTCCAGGCCATCGACCCCGGCCTTTACGAGGTGGCAAGCATCGACGGGGTCGGGGCCTGGGGAAAGTTCCGCTATATAACGATTCCCATGCTAGGGCCCACGAGTTTTTTCATCTTCGTCATGAGCGTGATAGAGGGGTTCCAGGGCGGATTCGATCAGGTGATCGTCATGACCGGAGGGGGACCACCTCCCGGGGCAACCACGACTATAAGTTACTACATCTTTGCTGAGGCTTTCGAAGAACAGCGGATGGGATATGCTGCTGCGGTGTCGTGGTTCCTCTTCCTCTTGGTTTTTGCGGTTACTCTGATCAACTGGCGCTATGGGGGCAGAAAGGTTCAGTATTAG